The following is a genomic window from Solanum lycopersicum chromosome 6, SLM_r2.1.
AGTTGTGACTGCGGTTGTGattattgatttcttttttcaaatattcGTTGTTGTTTTCGTTGCATGTAATCACGAACATTTGAATCACTAATAGTTTCTCAATGCACCAATTCAAAATGTCGTAGAGGCTCCAACTCCAACTATAGAAGTGTTGGTAGATGAAAATCTccgatttgaaatttttttagctagatataaaaaaattaagtataaaaatgaattatagaGCATTTATTTATGAGAGAGCAACgcaataattttgaaaattgagtatttatgaaattatatgccacttttatttgaatttaccCCCTAATTTATGGATCCATTTGAattgcatatcaacataattttcaTATGGATTGAATTTAGCAAATATATACATCATTAACTGCTGGAACTTGAACAGATTGGACGAATCATATTTTCAGACGTTAATATTGAGAATCGTAAATAATTggttaaataaatgaaatagagTAACAACCAGTTTTTGTCTCTGATAATTGTCCCAACTCATAATTGTTATTGCGTAATAGaattatcatcaataaatattagGACAACTGAATCTTTAAGGTTAGTAATGTTAATTTGGCGTATATACTTATCCACTTGTACTAGACCCTTTCAGTTGCTTGAACAACAAACCCTTACGTTCAACCATATCAATAACTAATTATTGAGGAAGTCAATTATATTTGTAGTAAAGTTTCGAATTTCAATCCAAGGTGAAAAGTCAATACAAAATTTACTTGATGGGGACGGACTTAAAGCCAAATGTATTGACTAATGTTGTACTTtactttgttattattgttttagtTGATTTTGAATGGTCTAGACATTAAAACACAGACAATCAATATATGCAACTCTTATAGTAACGTACCAAGTTGCCTACCATTATTGTGGGCTCCAAGTTTATgactttttataatttgaatcaACATCACAATCAAATTATCAGTAGACAAAATAATAACCACAAGAGAGCATTTAAATCAAACTAAAGTAGACAATTAAGTAACGTTGGTTCAAAGGCAATTCCTACATGGAGGCGTATGTAAAAGTCTATTCATGATTCccaaaagaagcaaaaaatgATAACAGCTCTCTCCACTAACAATCAAAGCTGATAATtgaatgagaaaaaatattgaacaaagtATCATTGACATTTCTAAGTAGTAAGCAAAATGAACAATGTAcaacttttgtttcttttacACAAATGAAAGAATACATCGGCTCTGCATTCACTCTATATACGATGGAAATACGAACTCCACTctcaaatatatatgatattctcaaaattaaatgatgtcacgtaaattaaaatattataaattaatatcaaCGGCCTCGTAGTGGCGATGACCACGTTGGAGTCGACCGTGAAGATGACCCATGCGACGACGACGTACTGGAGTTTTCTGTAGAACCGTGAAATAAATCGGATAGGTAATTTTGCACATTGTCAGGGGCAAATCTGACAATTGACTCCACTCCGCCACCACTCTCCATCCGCGCCACCTTTTCACCGTGCTTCTGGTAAAATGGCTGATAAGCCGAAAGGATCTTATTCGCCAGTGATATTTTCACTTCATCACGCAGTTTCGGGTCGGGTATAACCCATGATCTTTGCTTCCAGTATGTCTCTTCGAAACTTAAACTGAATTTACAGAAGCATTCCTTCGCTTCCGCCGGAGAAATCTCAGCCGTTGAATTCTCCGGTAGTGACGTCATCACACTGCTCCAACCCATTCTCTTGAAATTCGCCATGTATTGTTCTACCTTAGCTTCGTGGTTTGAAAGCCAATCGGGTCCTAATAGGAGCTTCAGGCTGGATTGTCGGACCTTTGAAACGACGTAGTTCAGGTTGTTTGCTAAGAACAAATAGGATAACGGAACGTCACCGTAGAACCCTGCTTTGCCGTCGAGTTTGCAGAGGAGAACGAGGATAAGCCATGTGAGTCGTACGGAAACGATACAAGACGGTGAGTCCCCATCGTCGGCGATTGGACTCAAGAGGTAAGATTCCGGCAACGGTGACTTTACCACTGCCTTCCAATCGGCGATAATATCTGAGATGGGTCCACTGTAATCACTGAGGAAAATAAGGTAGTTCATAACGTAGCGTGTCAGAGGATGGATTCCGCCACCAGCCACTACTTTAGATGAATCTTTCTTAATCGCCGATTCGAACTCCGCCAGCATGGCTCGAGCAGCATCTCGGAGCTTGGCCATGGAGGTCAGCGCCTGAGATTTAACAGCAACCATAGAATCGAAGCCAAAAATCACTTCAATTTCACTCAAAAGTTCAGAAATAGAGTCGTAGAGATCGAGAATACGGAACATTTTCTCTAAAGATAGTTTCTTGTATTTCGCCACCATCTCCGGGAAGGTGAACAGAGTTAGAGCACTATCTTTTGCAATTCCTGTGAAACAAGACTCTCTGACGCTATCGGAGATGGAGAAAACTTGGTCACAGAGAATCCTCTCGCCGTAAAACAGAGTACTAACAGCAACCTTAACAGCATTCAACCAGATCTTGATTTTCTTCTCCAAATCCTTCCAATTCATTTTCTGAACCGTTGAAGGGGAAATATTTTCAACCCCCAAGTAATACAATGTCTCTTCGATGACTGATTTTCGGTTAAGTTCGTAAATTTTGGCGCATTCTTTTCCATACCCTGCTTCAATCATACAATCAGCAATAGCTTTCAGATCCACTGCTACAGAAACCTTTTCACTTTCATCATCAATTGAAAGCTCAGGAAAACGAGATTCAATCTCAGCATTATCATCTTCAGAACCTTGATCTTCATCCGAACCACTGGACCTTGTGGATTCTCTTGAACCACCTTCCGAGTCAAGAAAGTATCGGTTTCCAGCCAAAATGTTGAAGAACTCTTTCTGAAGTCTCTCAATGGCGATTTTCATTAGATTTTGAGCTGGAACAAGCAATTGGGAGGTGGCACTTTCCTTTACAACAAACTGCATAGCATGTTGTAAATCAATTACAGCTTCAAGATATTGCTTAGCCTCTGTTCTACTATCTTGGAACAGATTTGAGCTGGAGTCATCAAGATCCCATCTTTTGATAATTTCTTCAGCATTCTTTAAAGTATCCTCCATTAAAGTGTCGCTGAATTTATGAGTTGTGGATTGTGAAGAAGCATGTGGTGGGGATGAATGTTTTGATGAAGAGAAAAATCCAGTCATTTTCTTTTCGTGCAAATAATCAGAAAGCAGTGATTCAGGTAAACAAAGGAAGTTCTTTTACTTCAGTTTATTAGGTTGAAAGACAGTTAAAAGACTCGATGAATGAAGAAAATTAAGGTTGTGGGGATATGAGTGAAAAAAAAGGGTATTTATAGAAGTAAGGCTGAGAAAGTTTGACCTAAGGAGAACTGAGAAGAGGAAGAGACATGGAAATAggcgaagaagaagaaagaattcTGCAGGTATATACAATGGTGCAGTAATAAACTTCTTTTTGTAATTATTCATTTCCTCAGTTAATTGATTCGATTTCGTAAAGGTCCACAGTTCCACTAAATATTACTCCGttcgtctcattttatatgaaagTATTCTTTTTTGGTTagtccaaaaaaaatatcacattttacttatataataattttttattttatctttattgatttcacttaattttaaaagatagtacctaatacatttataaagaaataaaaaaatgagtttattttcttgaaggaCAAGTtgataaacattttaaaatcttcattatttcttgaactttgtgagataaataaaatatatataaaagaaaaaacgaCTTCAATTTACGTGacacaataataaattttatatctgaATTTACTATCaagatttaataatgaaaaatctcaaaattttaataaataaattgagacacacaatttttttcatttttgggacatttaaatctcaaatatttttttgtcaaagcCGGGCTAAAAAGTGACCATAAAAGGAAAACTAGAAAGCAAGTTGATAAGATCCATTACTCGTATGATGTTGATGTTTTGTGAGAGTGATTAATTCtctccatttatttttatttgtcattttttattttacgaaatttaataaattatattaatttaatattttttttaaaaaaataaatattcaaaatatatacaaaaatactgtaaattgcaatttttaatattaaaataataaaaatatacatcataaaatatttttaaaaaattaattaattgtggACAGAGTTAATAATATTTGCGAGAAAAAGGAAATTGGGCCGAATTTTCCTTTTCAACAAACTAACTTTATTAGAACTTGAGTGGATGCAATAGGTACTTAACCTAAAACTTGGTAGTACTCAAACAGGAAATTAAAACACAGTGAATTGTTTTGAGAACCAGGTTGGTAAGCAGTTTCAtcatt
Proteins encoded in this region:
- the LOC101256188 gene encoding exocyst complex component EXO70H1-like — its product is MTGFFSSSKHSSPPHASSQSTTHKFSDTLMEDTLKNAEEIIKRWDLDDSSSNLFQDSRTEAKQYLEAVIDLQHAMQFVVKESATSQLLVPAQNLMKIAIERLQKEFFNILAGNRYFLDSEGGSRESTRSSGSDEDQGSEDDNAEIESRFPELSIDDESEKVSVAVDLKAIADCMIEAGYGKECAKIYELNRKSVIEETLYYLGVENISPSTVQKMNWKDLEKKIKIWLNAVKVAVSTLFYGERILCDQVFSISDSVRESCFTGIAKDSALTLFTFPEMVAKYKKLSLEKMFRILDLYDSISELLSEIEVIFGFDSMVAVKSQALTSMAKLRDAARAMLAEFESAIKKDSSKVVAGGGIHPLTRYVMNYLIFLSDYSGPISDIIADWKAVVKSPLPESYLLSPIADDGDSPSCIVSVRLTWLILVLLCKLDGKAGFYGDVPLSYLFLANNLNYVVSKVRQSSLKLLLGPDWLSNHEAKVEQYMANFKRMGWSSVMTSLPENSTAEISPAEAKECFCKFSLSFEETYWKQRSWVIPDPKLRDEVKISLANKILSAYQPFYQKHGEKVARMESGGGVESIVRFAPDNVQNYLSDLFHGSTENSSTSSSHGSSSRSTPTWSSPLRGR